The segment ATCACGGTCATCCGCACGTCGCCAGTCTTGCGTACCTCGGCCTGAAACAGGTGGGGCATCACCGACAGGGAGTCGTCGAAGGTGTCAGGGTCAACGCGCTGGGCCCAGATCGCCCCGGCGTTCCCGTCCTCGCCGACGGGCAGGCCCCGGAAAGGCTTGTAGATGACCGGCCCGTGCTCGGCGGCGAACCCTCGGGCTTGCGCGGCGTCGTTGGTGACCAGTGTCGCCGGGATGGTGAAACCGAGCTCCGTGAACCGCTGAAGCTGGGTGGGCTTGAACTCGGCGCGGGCGACGGCAAGCGGATGGTTGACGTAGAGGGCGCCGGTCAGGCTGTGGAGGACACCGTTGAGGCCGTGGCGGGCTTCGGCAGTGCAGAAGTCCCGTTGCTGGGCGGGCAGGTGCCCGTAGCGGGCGGTGTACGGGGTGGGGCGGCGGTAGTACACCGCCGCCACCTCCCCTAGCTCCACCTCCCGGCTCGCCGTGGCAAGGCGCCCGCTCCAGGACGGGTCCCCGCCTCCGATGCGCGCACCGAAGGACAACCCGGCACAGATGTCGGCCGGGTCGGCGCGCACCACCCGTACGTCACGCTCGTTGAGCGCGCCGATGACGAGGTCCGCGGTGACGTCCTCCAGCGCGGTGAGGACCAGGACGGTGGAGGTCATGGGTCAGTCCGAGCTGTAGTCGGGGTTGGAGTCATCCGCGGTCTGCGGCTGCGGGCTGGACCCGTCACTGCCCCCGGACTGGGACGTGGTCGGGCTGGTCTGGTTGGTGCCGTGCTGACCCATCTCGACCCGCTGGCCGGTGGTGTCGGTGTAGACGGCGGTCTGCGAGGACGGCTCCAGCGTCACGGCCGCGTAGGCCGGGGCGCCGATCGGGAGCCTGTCGGTGACCAGCCGCATCGCCCATGGCGGCAGGAGTGTGAGTGTTGCGGTGCGCATTGTGGCGCTCCTCTCGATGAGTGTGAGTGGTGCTGGTCGGCCCTGCGGGCCGGGGCGCAGCCCCCATGGAGTGGGGTCGGCTGGGGGCTGCGCGCCGGC is part of the Streptomyces katrae genome and harbors:
- the tgmB gene encoding ATP-grasp ribosomal peptide maturase, with product MTSTVLVLTALEDVTADLVIGALNERDVRVVRADPADICAGLSFGARIGGGDPSWSGRLATASREVELGEVAAVYYRRPTPYTARYGHLPAQQRDFCTAEARHGLNGVLHSLTGALYVNHPLAVARAEFKPTQLQRFTELGFTIPATLVTNDAAQARGFAAEHGPVIYKPFRGLPVGEDGNAGAIWAQRVDPDTFDDSLSVMPHLFQAEVRKTGDVRMTVIDRQVFASRVEASDGALDWRRGDWSKLIHTPIDVPSPIAAAARAYLDSFGLLFGCFDFALTGDGDQAKHWTAIECNPNGQWGWLPDAPAITEAFADILAQEGGGRP
- the tgmA gene encoding putative ATP-grasp-modified RiPP — encoded protein: MRTATLTLLPPWAMRLVTDRLPIGAPAYAAVTLEPSSQTAVYTDTTGQRVEMGQHGTNQTSPTTSQSGGSDGSSPQPQTADDSNPDYSSD